A genomic segment from Armatimonadota bacterium encodes:
- a CDS encoding GlcNAc-PI de-N-acetylase: MRVLAVGAHPDDIEILCAGTLLRYRQQGHEVVLCVATNGEQGHFVLKPEELRQIRHQEAKASADLCGAELIWMDIPDEFIYHDHATRMAFIEMVRQARPDVVITHNPDDYHMDHRVVSELVFVSTFMATLPHVETESPPTPRLPVIYYMDSLAGASFIPTEYVDITSVIEQKIAMMECHQSQVKWLKEHDNIDITDFIRVMGRFRGLSAGVMYAEGFRRLEAWGRGTVTRLLP; encoded by the coding sequence ATGCGTGTTTTAGCGGTAGGCGCACATCCAGACGACATCGAGATTCTGTGCGCGGGCACGCTGCTGCGCTACCGGCAGCAGGGGCACGAGGTGGTCCTCTGCGTCGCCACCAACGGCGAGCAGGGGCATTTCGTGCTGAAACCGGAAGAGCTGCGTCAAATCCGCCATCAGGAGGCGAAAGCGTCCGCCGACCTGTGCGGGGCGGAGCTCATCTGGATGGACATCCCCGACGAGTTCATCTATCACGACCACGCCACGCGCATGGCATTTATCGAGATGGTGCGCCAGGCGCGCCCTGATGTGGTCATCACGCACAACCCGGACGACTATCACATGGACCATCGCGTGGTATCGGAACTGGTGTTCGTGAGCACCTTCATGGCGACGCTGCCCCATGTGGAGACCGAAAGCCCACCTACGCCGCGTCTGCCCGTTATCTACTACATGGACAGCCTGGCGGGAGCGAGCTTCATCCCCACCGAATACGTGGACATCACATCCGTGATCGAGCAGAAAATCGCCATGATGGAATGCCATCAAAGCCAGGTGAAGTGGCTGAAGGAGCACGATAACATCGACATTACCGACTTCATCCGCGTGATGGGACGCTTTCGTGGGCTGAGCGCGGGCGTGATGTACGCTGAAGGTTTCCGCAGGCTGGAGGCATGGGGCAGGGGCACCGTGACGCGGCTGCTACCGTGA
- a CDS encoding DNA polymerase, giving the protein MEQERVNQVLRSLAQRYAEVARQVLGENLTSVVLYGSVARGEATCGSDIDLLVICRDLPRGIFARQSVLEPIREQLQPELDVLWAQGCYSDFSELLKTEQEAQYTIPPYLDMTEDALLLYDRDGFFHNILQRLRTRLAELGAQRKRLGKLRYWDLKPDFQPGEVIEL; this is encoded by the coding sequence GTGGAGCAAGAGCGCGTCAATCAGGTTCTGCGCTCGCTGGCGCAACGGTATGCAGAGGTCGCGCGGCAGGTGCTGGGCGAGAACCTGACCTCCGTCGTGCTGTATGGCTCGGTGGCGCGAGGGGAAGCAACATGCGGCTCCGACATCGACCTGCTGGTTATCTGCCGCGATTTGCCCAGGGGCATCTTCGCCAGACAGAGCGTGCTGGAGCCCATCCGGGAGCAGCTGCAGCCAGAACTGGATGTTCTCTGGGCACAGGGGTGCTACTCTGATTTTTCAGAACTGCTGAAAACGGAGCAGGAAGCCCAGTACACCATTCCGCCGTACCTGGACATGACGGAGGACGCGCTCTTGCTGTATGACCGCGACGGCTTCTTCCACAACATCCTGCAACGCCTGAGAACGCGCCTTGCAGAGCTGGGAGCCCAGCGCAAGAGACTGGGCAAGCTGCGCTACTGGGACCTCAAGCCCGACTTCCAGCCCGGGGAGGTGATCGAGTTGTGA